The genomic DNA GCGTCTACGCCCTCCTCGGCGTCGCGTTGTTCGTCCCCATCCTCATGCCCTCCCGCTGGTCCGGCCGGGGGCGCCACGAGGACGACGACTACGAATAGTCCGTCGCGCCGTCGCGCCGTCGCCTGTCGCCCGTCGAGCGCTCGCCGGGCGACGGCGGACGGCATCGGCAATCTTCAGCCGGCGAGTTCGGGGTGAGGAACCGGCGGACAGCCGTTGGCGTTGAGAAGGATCCTGGTTATGACGATTTCCTACCTCGTTGCCCGGTCCCGACGGCGGTGGTTCAGGGCGGCGAGGTCGGCTTCGGCGGTGACGTGAGTGGAGGTCTGCTCGCCGAACCGGACGTGGCGGCCGGGGCCGCCCGGGTGCTGGTGCCGGGATTCGGCCTGGAGCTCGGGGGCGGTGCGGTCGTCGACGGCCAGGTGCTCTCGCGCTTGGCGGTCAGGATGGCTGGACTTGGTCCCAGATGGCGATGGCTTCGGTGGGGTCCGGGCTCACGAGGCGCTCCAGACCGGCCGCCGTGATCTCCGCCCACTTGCCGGCCCGTGCCCACATCTGTTCCTCGAAGGCGCGGACGACCTCGTCCAGATCGCCGGGGCCGGCGGCGGCGACGGACTCGGCGAGTTCGGCGCCTTCCAGCATCGCGAGGTTCGCGCCCACCCCCAACGGGGGCATCAGGTGGGCGGCGTCACCCAGGAGCGTCACCCCGGGGACGTGGGCCCAGCTGTGAAACACGGGCAGGACGTAGAGGGGGCGGTGGGTGAAAGCGGTGCCGTGGCGGAGGAGGTCGAGGATGGGAGCGGCCCAGCCGTCGAACAGAGCCAGCAGGCTTGATCGCACGGCCTCGACGTCGGCCACGTCCAGGCTCGCGTCCATGCCTGTGTCCAGGCCCAGGTGCCGGTCCGGGTTCGTGTACCAGTCCAGCGGCGCGCGGAAGCGGGCGTACACCTTGACGTGGCCGCCGCTGTTGCGCTGGGCGACGAGGCTGCGGTTCACGCCGTACACGGCCATGGAACCGTCGCCGACCAGCCGGGCGAGGTCGGGGTGGCGGGTGTCGATGTCGTCCAGGGAGGTCTCGACCGAGGTGATGCCGGTGTAGTGCGGCATCGCGGACGAGAGTGCCGGGCGGACCCGGGACCAGGCGCCGTCCGCGCCGACTACAAGGTCGAACGTCTCCTGTCGCCCGTCCGCGAAACGGACCAGCACGCCGTCCCGGGTCCCCGGCACCACCTCCGTGACGCCCCGCCCCCACTGAACGTCGAGGGGGCCGAGCAGCAGGTCACGGAGTTGCCCCCGGTCGATCTCGGGATTGGCCCGCTCATCCGGACGGGGTTGCCAGTCGCGCAGGACGGTCCCGTCCGTGTCCAGGATGCGCATGGCCTGCCCCTCGGGGCGGGACAGTGCCTGGAACTCCGTCAGCAGCCCCGCCTTCTCCAGTGCGAGCTGGCCCATCCCTTCGTGCAGGTCGAGCGTGCCGCCCGGGGGACGGGCGTCGGGGGCGGGATCGCGTTCGAAGACGGTGACGGGGTGACTGTGGCGGTGCAGGACGCGGGCGAAGGTGAGGCCGGCGGGGCCTCCCCCAATAACTGCGATACGGTGTCTCATAGCGATGCACTGTATTTTGCAATTACGGTGTATCGCAACAGTACAATGCAAACCATGACTGTGTGGGACCGACCGGAGCCGCCGACTCGCCCCGTGCCGCTCGACCGGGAGCGGATCGTCGCCGCCGCCATCGCGCTGGCCGACGAGGGCGGGCTGGAGGCGGTGTCATTGCGCAAGGTCGCCGCCCGGCTGGACGCCGGCCCGATGCGGCTGTACGGATACATCTCCACCAAGGAGGAGCTGTTCGACCTCATGGTGGACGAGGTCTACGCCGAGATCCTCCCCGAGGAGCGGTCCGGCGACTGGCGGGAGGTGTTGCGCACCCACGGCCACCGCACCAGGCAGGCCACCCTCCGTCACGAATGGCTGGCCGACCTGCTCGGCGGCCGTCCGACCCTGGGTCCGAACGCGCTCGCCGTGGGCGAAACCACGCTGGCCGCCCTCGACGGCCTCGCCGACCTCGACACCGTCCAGCGTGCCGTGGAGACCGTCGGCGCCTACATCACCGGCGCGATCAGACGCGAGATCGCGAACCTGCGGGCCGAGCGCGCCACGGGTCTGTCCAAGCGCGACTGGCAGCGCGCCCACGGCCCGCATCTGAGGAAGATGCTGGACACGGGCCGCTTCCCGGCGCTGTCCAAGGCCGTGTACGACGGCACGGAGGTGGACGCCGAGGTGTCCTTCGCGACCGGGCTGGACTGGGTCCTCGACGCCGTGGCCGCCAGACTCGCCCGGCCGTAGGCAGCCCGCTGCTCGGCAGATCGGGACTCCGCAGCCATGGCCCGCACGGCAGGACCACGGCGGTCGCGATCAACCCATGGTGAGTGACGCGCTGCACGTGAGGATGTTCCGGCCTTCGGTGCTTTTCGATCGTTCTCAGCGCCGACGGCTGTCCGCCGGTTTCTCACCCCCGGAGTTCGCGTACGCCCTTCAGGAGCCGGTCCACGTCGGATTCGTCGGTGTACGGCGCGACTCCGGCGCGGATCGCGCCCGTGTCGCCGAGGCCCAGCCGGCGGCTGCACTCCAGCGCGTAGAAGGTGCCGGCCGGTGCGTTGACCCCACGCGCGGCCAGGAACGCGTAGCCGTCCGCGGGGGCGACGCCGTCGACGGAGAACAGGGTCGTGGGGGTGCGTCTGCGGTGCGGCGCGCCGTGCACGGTGATCCCGGCGATCTCAGCCAGTCCCGAGTCGAGCCGGTCCAGCATGGCGTTCTCGTGCCGCTCCAGCGCGGCCATCGAGCCGGCCAGGCGTTCGCGCCGGGTTCCGCCGGTGCCGGGCACGAGGCCGGCGAGGAAGTCGACCGCCGCCGTCGTTCCGGCCAGGAGTTCGTAGGGGAGGGTCCCCAGCTCGAAGCGCTCGGGCACCGCGTCGCTGGCGGGGAGCAGCTTGTCCGGGTCGATGGTCTCGAGCAGGCTCGGATCGGCGGCGAGCACGCCGAGATGCGGGCCGAGGAACTTGTACGGCGAGCACGCGTAGAAGTCGGCGCCGAGCCGGCCGACGTCGACCAGGTCGTGCGGGGTCAGGTGCACGCCGTCGACGTAGAGCCGTGCCCCGGCCGCGTGCACCCGCGCGGCGATCTCCGGTATGTCCGGCCGGGTACCCAGCAGGTTCGACGCCGCCGTGACGGCCACGAGCCGGGTGCGTCCGGTGAGCACGGCGGCGACGGCGGCGACGTCCAGTTCACCGGTGCCGGGGTCGAATTCGGCCCAGCGCACCGTGGCCCCGCGCGACTCGGCGGCCTGCAACCACGGCCGGATGTTCGCGTCGTGGTCCAGGCTGCTGACGACGACCTCGTCCCCGGGCCCCCAGTCCTTGGCCAGGGCGCGCGCCATGTCGTAGGTCAGCTGCGTCATGCTGCGGCCGAACACGATGCCGCCCGGTGTGCCTCCGAGCAGATCGGCCATCGCTCGGCGCGCCTCGACGACGATCTCGTCGGCGCGGCGTTCGGCGGCGGTCCGGACGCCCCGGTTGGCGACGGCGGAGCGCAGGGTGCCGGCCACGGCGTCCGCGACCACGTCGGGGACCTGTGAGCCGCCGGGGCTGTCGAAGTGCGCCGCCCCCTCGGCCAGTGCGGGGAAGTGTGCCCGTACCGCTGCCACGTCGTATGCCACGGAACCTCCAGGACCATCGTCTGTCTGTGCCCGACGGCACGACGATATGCCCTGCCGGCAAGCTCTGCCGGCGCCGCCCTGATCAGCATCAAGCCGCTCCGCCGACCATGGAAGGACACCCATGGGTTCGCGAAACCCCGCCCATCCGGCGTGACAGCCGGGTCGTCACGCTGACCAGGAAGCGAAATCAACTCTCAGTCGAATGCCTCAGCCGACCACACGAAGGTCGAGGCTAAGCCTGGCCAATTTCGCGGTAGTGAGGTATACGGATATGCAGTAATGAATGGAATCAGCGGATCAAAACCCGAAATATCAGTGTTGGTCGGCCGGGATGACGAGAGGGCCACGATAGTCGGGGCGCTCACCCGATCGGCGGCGCTCGTCCTGGTCGAGGGCGAGGCGGGCATCGGCAAGTCCCGTCTGGTCGACGAGTGCCTGGCCGCCCCCGAGTTACACGACCGCCGCGTGCTGATGGCGGTGTGCCCGCCCCTGCCCGAGCCCTTCCCGCTCGGCGCCGTCGTCGACGGGTTGCGCCCCTTTCACGACCAACTCAGCGGACTCGACCTCAGCCCGCTGGCCGGAGCCCTGAGGCCGCTGTTTCCCGAATGGGGCGACCTGCTGCCACCCGCGCCGGAGACGCTCCCCGATCCACGGGAGACCCGCCACCGGCTCTTCCGGGCGCTGACCGAACTGATCGACGGCCTCGGCGTGGACGTGCTGGTCGTCGAGGACGGGCACTGGGCGGACGCGGCGACGCTCGACTGGCTGCTGACGCTCTGCGCGTCGGGCGGCGGCAGACGCTCGATCATCGTCACCTACCGGCCGCTGGAGGTCAGCGAGAGCCTGTTGCGCCTGACCTCGCGCCTGCCCAGGGAGATGACCCAGGCCCGGCTCACCCTGGAGCCCCTGGACGTGCCGCAGACCTGTGAGTTCGTCGCGTCCATGTTCTCCACCACCGAGGTGTCGCAGACGTTCGCGGCGTTCCT from Streptosporangium sp. NBC_01756 includes the following:
- a CDS encoding FAD-dependent oxidoreductase, whose protein sequence is MRHRIAVIGGGPAGLTFARVLHRHSHPVTVFERDPAPDARPPGGTLDLHEGMGQLALEKAGLLTEFQALSRPEGQAMRILDTDGTVLRDWQPRPDERANPEIDRGQLRDLLLGPLDVQWGRGVTEVVPGTRDGVLVRFADGRQETFDLVVGADGAWSRVRPALSSAMPHYTGITSVETSLDDIDTRHPDLARLVGDGSMAVYGVNRSLVAQRNSGGHVKVYARFRAPLDWYTNPDRHLGLDTGMDASLDVADVEAVRSSLLALFDGWAAPILDLLRHGTAFTHRPLYVLPVFHSWAHVPGVTLLGDAAHLMPPLGVGANLAMLEGAELAESVAAAGPGDLDEVVRAFEEQMWARAGKWAEITAAGLERLVSPDPTEAIAIWDQVQPS
- a CDS encoding TetR/AcrR family transcriptional regulator — encoded protein: MTVWDRPEPPTRPVPLDRERIVAAAIALADEGGLEAVSLRKVAARLDAGPMRLYGYISTKEELFDLMVDEVYAEILPEERSGDWREVLRTHGHRTRQATLRHEWLADLLGGRPTLGPNALAVGETTLAALDGLADLDTVQRAVETVGAYITGAIRREIANLRAERATGLSKRDWQRAHGPHLRKMLDTGRFPALSKAVYDGTEVDAEVSFATGLDWVLDAVAARLARP
- a CDS encoding cysteine desulfurase-like protein — its product is MAYDVAAVRAHFPALAEGAAHFDSPGGSQVPDVVADAVAGTLRSAVANRGVRTAAERRADEIVVEARRAMADLLGGTPGGIVFGRSMTQLTYDMARALAKDWGPGDEVVVSSLDHDANIRPWLQAAESRGATVRWAEFDPGTGELDVAAVAAVLTGRTRLVAVTAASNLLGTRPDIPEIAARVHAAGARLYVDGVHLTPHDLVDVGRLGADFYACSPYKFLGPHLGVLAADPSLLETIDPDKLLPASDAVPERFELGTLPYELLAGTTAAVDFLAGLVPGTGGTRRERLAGSMAALERHENAMLDRLDSGLAEIAGITVHGAPHRRRTPTTLFSVDGVAPADGYAFLAARGVNAPAGTFYALECSRRLGLGDTGAIRAGVAPYTDESDVDRLLKGVRELRG